A genomic region of Pseudomonas frederiksbergensis contains the following coding sequences:
- the pgaC gene encoding poly-beta-1,6-N-acetyl-D-glucosamine synthase: protein MLDRLLALLVLAIVLGIPLGVIFLVTGQFLMDFVFFYPLFMSGLWIAGGLYFWLHWERHWPWKDDTLPPPLAGEPLISILIPCYNEGDNAADTIHAALDQHYPNIEVIAINDGSKDNTAAVLDALAAEDPRLRVLHLAENQGKAVALRMGAIAARSEYLVCIDGDALLAPNTAAYLVAPMLDNARLGAVTGNPRIRTRSTLVGRVQVGEFSSIIGLIKRTQRVFGRIFTVSGVIVAFRRSALNRVGYWSPDMITEDIDISWKLQLDHWSIFYEPRALCWILMPETLSGLWKQRLRWAQGGAEVLFKNIRGIWQYRHRYLWPLLFEYCLSTGWAFTFLLSVIFWGVGKFVDMPAAIAVHHLLPPAFTGLLLAMVCLLQFAVSILIDRRYERGLWKTMFWVVWYPLVFWFISLLTTLVSFPKVLFGQHQKRARWVSPDRGIKPLDDDEEAIGQ from the coding sequence ATGCTGGATAGACTGCTGGCCCTGCTGGTTCTGGCGATCGTGCTGGGGATTCCCCTGGGCGTGATCTTCCTGGTCACCGGGCAATTTCTGATGGACTTCGTGTTTTTCTATCCGCTGTTCATGTCCGGACTGTGGATCGCCGGTGGCCTGTATTTCTGGCTGCACTGGGAGCGCCACTGGCCGTGGAAGGACGACACGCTGCCGCCACCGCTGGCGGGCGAACCGCTGATTTCGATCCTGATTCCTTGCTACAACGAGGGCGATAACGCGGCCGATACCATTCACGCAGCGCTGGACCAGCATTACCCGAATATTGAAGTGATCGCGATCAATGACGGCTCCAAGGACAACACTGCGGCTGTCCTCGATGCCCTCGCTGCCGAGGATCCGCGCCTGCGGGTGCTGCACCTGGCGGAAAACCAGGGCAAAGCGGTGGCGTTGCGCATGGGCGCCATTGCCGCACGCAGCGAATACCTGGTGTGCATTGACGGTGATGCGTTACTCGCGCCGAACACCGCCGCCTATCTGGTGGCGCCGATGCTCGACAACGCCCGGCTCGGCGCGGTGACGGGCAACCCACGGATTCGAACCCGTTCGACCTTGGTCGGGCGTGTTCAGGTCGGCGAGTTTTCTTCGATCATTGGTTTGATCAAACGCACTCAGCGAGTCTTTGGGCGGATTTTCACCGTGTCCGGGGTGATCGTGGCGTTCCGTCGTTCGGCGCTGAATCGGGTCGGGTATTGGAGCCCGGACATGATCACCGAAGACATCGACATCAGCTGGAAGCTGCAGCTGGATCACTGGAGCATCTTCTACGAGCCGCGCGCGCTGTGCTGGATTCTGATGCCGGAAACCCTGTCCGGGTTGTGGAAGCAGCGTCTGCGCTGGGCCCAGGGCGGCGCCGAGGTGCTGTTCAAAAACATCCGCGGCATCTGGCAGTACCGCCATCGCTACCTCTGGCCCTTGCTGTTCGAGTACTGCCTGTCCACCGGTTGGGCCTTCACCTTTTTGCTGTCGGTGATTTTCTGGGGCGTGGGCAAGTTCGTCGACATGCCGGCCGCCATCGCCGTGCACCACCTGCTGCCGCCGGCCTTCACCGGGCTGTTGCTGGCGATGGTCTGCCTGCTGCAATTCGCGGTCAGCATCCTGATCGACCGTCGCTACGAGCGCGGGCTGTGGAAAACCATGTTCTGGGTGGTCTGGTACCCGCTGGTGTTCTGGTTCATCAGCCTGCTCACCACTTTGGTCAGCTTCCCCAAAGTGCTGTTTGGCCAACACCAGAAACGCGCGCGCTGGGTCAGTCCC
- the pgaB gene encoding poly-beta-1,6-N-acetyl-D-glucosamine N-deacetylase PgaB — MSGITRCILLLSVLLLTACAQQAPAFMPPSQRPVPANEKPWPKNHVLGIAYHDIEDRDPDQAVVAVRTERLIEQLAWLRENGYTAVTVDQIMAARNGGPELPPKAILLSFDDGYSSFYTRVMPVLRAYNWHALLAPVGVWIDTPLDKPVDFAGTPRPRSDFLTWAQITEVSKSGLVEIAAHTDASHKGILANPQGNLEPAAATRRYDAATGRYESEADFQARLRKDVVTITEKIRKATGYNPRVWVWPYGAADGTALQVTGSEGYQMALTLDDGLDSLNNLMSSPRFLVASDPDGAHFANSIVAVQSDAPMRVVHVDLDNVYDPDPAQQDINLGKLIQRMADMGANTVFLQAFADPKGDGLVHSLYFPNRHLPVRADIFDRVAWQLRTRAHVKVFAWMPVLSFALDPALPRVTRWSPDSGRTSVDPGQYRRLSPFDPNVRRIIGEIYEDMARLTSVDGILYHDDALLSDFEDASPQALKVYAANGLPDSMAALRGDPATLQRWSRFKSRYLIDFTHELTAKVRAIRGPQVQTARNLFAEPMLNPSSEAWFAQNLDDFLGAYDWTAPMAMPLMEGKSREQSGAWLEALVATVRSRPGALDRTVFELQARDWTRKDAAFDLNGEQLADWMGRLKRQGATSFGYYPDNFLENQPDLKTVRPALSNKWNP, encoded by the coding sequence ATGTCTGGAATCACACGCTGCATCCTGCTGTTGAGCGTCTTGCTGCTCACCGCTTGCGCCCAGCAAGCCCCAGCCTTCATGCCGCCGTCACAGCGACCGGTCCCGGCCAATGAAAAGCCCTGGCCAAAAAACCATGTGCTGGGCATTGCCTACCACGATATTGAAGATCGCGACCCCGATCAGGCCGTGGTTGCCGTGCGCACCGAGCGGCTGATCGAGCAACTTGCCTGGCTGCGCGAGAACGGCTACACAGCCGTCACCGTCGACCAGATCATGGCCGCGCGCAACGGCGGCCCGGAGCTGCCGCCCAAGGCCATTCTGCTGAGCTTCGACGACGGTTATTCGAGCTTCTATACCCGCGTCATGCCGGTGCTGCGTGCCTATAACTGGCACGCCTTGTTGGCGCCGGTCGGTGTCTGGATCGATACGCCGCTGGATAAACCCGTGGACTTCGCGGGCACCCCGCGCCCGCGTTCGGACTTTCTGACGTGGGCGCAGATCACTGAAGTCTCGAAGTCCGGCCTGGTGGAAATCGCCGCTCACACCGACGCCAGCCACAAGGGCATTCTGGCCAACCCGCAAGGTAACCTGGAACCTGCGGCGGCGACCCGTCGTTATGACGCGGCGACCGGGCGCTACGAGTCTGAAGCCGACTTCCAGGCGCGTCTGCGCAAGGACGTGGTTACCATCACCGAAAAAATCCGCAAGGCCACCGGCTATAACCCGCGTGTGTGGGTCTGGCCTTATGGCGCGGCGGATGGCACCGCGTTGCAGGTCACCGGTTCCGAGGGCTATCAGATGGCCCTGACCCTCGACGACGGCCTCGATTCGCTGAACAACCTGATGAGCAGCCCGCGTTTTCTGGTGGCCTCCGATCCGGATGGCGCGCATTTCGCCAACAGCATCGTTGCGGTGCAATCCGACGCGCCGATGCGCGTGGTGCACGTTGACCTGGATAACGTTTACGACCCGGATCCGGCGCAACAGGACATCAACCTCGGCAAGCTGATCCAGCGCATGGCCGACATGGGCGCCAACACGGTGTTCCTGCAAGCCTTCGCCGACCCCAAGGGCGACGGGCTGGTGCACTCCTTGTATTTTCCCAACCGCCACTTGCCGGTGCGCGCCGACATTTTCGACCGCGTCGCCTGGCAGCTGCGCACTCGGGCCCACGTCAAAGTCTTTGCCTGGATGCCGGTGCTCAGTTTCGCGCTGGATCCGGCCTTGCCACGCGTGACGCGCTGGAGCCCGGACAGCGGCCGGACCTCGGTTGACCCCGGCCAGTACCGACGCCTGTCGCCGTTCGACCCGAACGTGCGGCGGATCATCGGTGAGATTTACGAAGACATGGCGCGCCTGACCTCGGTCGACGGCATCCTTTACCACGACGATGCGCTGCTCTCGGATTTCGAAGACGCCAGCCCGCAGGCGTTGAAGGTCTACGCCGCGAACGGCTTGCCTGACTCGATGGCCGCCTTGCGTGGCGATCCGGCGACGCTGCAACGCTGGAGCCGTTTCAAGAGTCGCTACCTGATCGACTTCACCCACGAGTTGACCGCCAAAGTCCGCGCCATCCGCGGGCCACAGGTGCAGACCGCCCGCAACCTGTTCGCCGAACCGATGCTCAACCCGTCCAGCGAAGCCTGGTTTGCGCAGAACCTCGACGACTTCCTCGGCGCCTACGACTGGACCGCTCCGATGGCCATGCCGCTGATGGAAGGCAAGAGCCGCGAGCAATCCGGTGCCTGGCTCGAAGCGCTGGTGGCGACAGTCCGATCCCGCCCCGGTGCGCTGGACCGCACAGTGTTCGAACTGCAGGCCCGCGACTGGACCCGCAAGGACGCCGCCTTCGATCTGAACGGCGAGCAACTGGCGGACTGGATGGGTCGCCTCAAACGTCAGGGCGCGACCAGTTTCGGCTACTACCCGGACAACTTTCTCGAGAACCAGCCGGACCTGAAAACCGTGCGTCCCGCACTCTCCAACAAGTGGAATCCCTGA
- the pgaA gene encoding poly-beta-1,6 N-acetyl-D-glucosamine export porin PgaA: protein MLRTFHPHLRPMICVALCSQLLWPTLAFADTAYDGLIRQARGGNYSPVLSVLRQVPDSQLTTGQVSDHLQIASWAGLDSEVVEVYEAQGRNRVLSVQALTATARAYRNLKRWDSASALYRKALALEPNNADLQLGLALTQADGGKPEEAVSRAKTLVAAKPEDPARRLALAYALTRAGATYDALFEYDQAFIRAGNNPDVAREYVFALQRARLPEPALRLARQRPGLIDPSVLRRIEGDVAAERVRLAELATRSEKERYVIADCALADYDQLLKTWTPDAQAHDDVVRWRIDRMGALKARARTAEVIHDYQQLIGEGATIPTYALRWVAASYLDQRQPEAAVDLYRQVLAAPDAEVGDRLEDSTALYYALLESDQPMEARKLAETLAQSQRPRIELKGQPVGDPNDKWMDAQQLAAQAGTHGADLPSAEQRLAALVDQAPGNVGLRLAQADLYRARDWPRRAESQLKETESMAPRDVGLEVSQGYTALDLQEWRQLDALADDVGARFPDNRQVQRLERVRDVHDMAELRVSSYGGKSYGAGNNGAGAVTGSRDLGIESVLYSPPIDEDWRLFGGAGFATGDFQEGTGYHRWQRLGVERRTRDMTLEAEVSNHSFGYGDKTGARLALARDIDDHWQYGGSLDYLSANTPLRALNSGVTANGGSGFIRWRANESREWKLAVSPSHFSDGNNRLEALLTGREGVYRAPGVQVDLGLEVGSSHNSMSEDVPYFNPKSDFSVLPTVSVNHVLYHRYETAWSQQFQAGAGTYSQRDYGTGAVGLLSYGQRVSWNDVFEAGAVLSLLNRPYDGDRESDLRLVIDLTYRF from the coding sequence ATGTTGCGTACTTTCCATCCCCATCTGCGCCCGATGATTTGCGTGGCGTTGTGCAGTCAATTGCTCTGGCCGACGCTGGCCTTTGCCGATACGGCCTATGACGGCTTGATCCGTCAGGCGCGAGGCGGCAATTACAGCCCGGTACTCAGCGTGCTGCGCCAGGTTCCCGACAGCCAGTTGACGACCGGCCAGGTCAGCGATCATTTGCAGATCGCCAGTTGGGCGGGTCTCGATAGCGAAGTGGTCGAGGTCTATGAAGCTCAAGGACGCAACCGGGTGTTGTCGGTTCAGGCACTGACCGCGACTGCCCGTGCCTACCGCAATCTCAAACGCTGGGACTCGGCCTCTGCGCTGTACCGCAAGGCGTTGGCGCTTGAGCCCAACAATGCTGATCTGCAACTGGGTCTGGCGTTGACCCAGGCCGACGGCGGCAAACCTGAAGAGGCCGTCAGCCGCGCCAAAACCCTGGTCGCGGCCAAACCCGAGGACCCGGCCCGCCGACTGGCGCTGGCGTACGCCTTGACCCGCGCCGGGGCGACCTATGACGCGCTGTTCGAATACGATCAGGCGTTCATTCGGGCAGGCAACAACCCGGATGTCGCCCGCGAATACGTCTTTGCCTTGCAACGTGCGCGCTTGCCGGAGCCGGCCTTGCGTCTGGCCCGTCAACGTCCAGGGTTGATCGATCCGAGCGTGTTGCGGCGCATCGAAGGCGATGTGGCGGCCGAGCGGGTGCGCCTGGCGGAACTGGCCACGCGCAGCGAAAAAGAACGTTACGTCATCGCCGACTGTGCATTGGCCGATTACGACCAACTGCTCAAAACCTGGACCCCGGACGCGCAAGCCCACGACGACGTGGTGCGCTGGCGCATCGACCGCATGGGCGCGCTCAAGGCCCGTGCGCGCACCGCCGAGGTCATTCATGACTACCAACAGCTGATCGGCGAAGGTGCGACGATTCCGACCTATGCGCTGCGCTGGGTGGCCGCTTCGTATCTGGATCAACGTCAGCCTGAGGCCGCTGTCGATCTGTACCGTCAGGTGCTGGCGGCGCCAGACGCGGAGGTTGGCGATCGCCTCGAAGACAGCACCGCGCTGTATTACGCCTTGCTCGAAAGCGATCAACCGATGGAGGCGCGCAAGCTCGCCGAGACCCTGGCGCAGAGCCAAAGACCACGGATCGAACTCAAGGGCCAGCCCGTGGGCGATCCCAACGACAAATGGATGGACGCTCAACAACTGGCCGCTCAGGCCGGCACCCATGGCGCCGATTTGCCGTCGGCTGAGCAGCGGCTGGCGGCGCTGGTCGATCAGGCGCCCGGCAATGTCGGTTTGCGTCTGGCTCAGGCGGATCTGTACCGCGCTCGCGATTGGCCACGGCGCGCCGAATCCCAGCTCAAGGAAACCGAAAGCATGGCGCCGCGTGATGTCGGCCTGGAAGTCAGCCAGGGCTACACCGCGCTGGATTTACAGGAATGGCGTCAGCTCGATGCGTTGGCCGATGACGTCGGCGCGCGCTTCCCGGATAACCGTCAGGTGCAACGTCTGGAGCGCGTGCGCGACGTGCATGACATGGCCGAGTTGCGGGTTTCGAGCTATGGCGGCAAGAGTTATGGCGCAGGCAACAACGGCGCTGGCGCCGTGACCGGCAGCCGTGATTTGGGCATTGAAAGCGTGCTCTACAGCCCACCGATCGATGAGGACTGGCGGCTGTTCGGCGGTGCCGGGTTCGCCACCGGCGACTTTCAGGAAGGCACCGGATATCACCGCTGGCAACGCTTGGGCGTCGAACGGCGAACCCGCGACATGACCCTCGAAGCGGAAGTCTCCAATCACTCGTTTGGCTACGGCGACAAAACCGGCGCGCGCCTGGCACTGGCCCGCGACATCGACGATCACTGGCAGTACGGCGGCAGCCTCGATTATCTGTCAGCCAACACGCCGCTGCGGGCTTTGAACAGCGGTGTCACTGCCAACGGCGGTAGCGGCTTTATCCGCTGGCGCGCCAATGAAAGTCGCGAGTGGAAACTGGCCGTCAGCCCGTCGCACTTCAGCGATGGCAACAACCGCCTCGAAGCGTTGCTGACCGGTCGCGAAGGCGTGTACCGCGCGCCGGGCGTGCAAGTCGATCTCGGCCTGGAAGTCGGCAGCAGTCACAACTCGATGAGTGAAGACGTGCCGTATTTCAACCCGAAATCCGACTTCAGCGTGTTGCCGACGGTGAGCGTCAACCACGTGCTTTATCACCGTTACGAAACGGCCTGGAGCCAGCAGTTCCAGGCCGGTGCGGGGACCTACAGCCAGCGCGACTACGGAACGGGTGCCGTCGGTTTGCTCAGTTACGGCCAGCGCGTCAGCTGGAACGACGTGTTCGAGGCGGGAGCCGTATTGAGCCTGCTCAACCGGCCCTATGACGGCGATCGCGAAAGCGACCTGCGCCTGGTCATCGACCTCACTTACCGCTTCTAG
- a CDS encoding YdgA family protein, giving the protein MNKSAGVLLGIVVAIGAISAGGAWYTGTKLEGVLQTSIADANKELQTAMVGSKGTATLELVSLDRQLFSSTAHYRVKGQGEMFGQNPDGVELLFVDHIEHGPLPFSRLVSLKWLPVMATSHYSLEKTPLTEKWFAATQDAPPLKGVVNIGYDRATSGNLELLPVDTALDDKSTLKFSGLNLDVSASAQAQKVKADGYMDSLTLTSVAEDQSPVKVELNGLTLASNLSKSSYGYYLGENVVELTSTKTTFGDKQSVMTFKNAEMKSSTTESGTNAAGRADYKIGEIALNDKALGSAQMAWSMKNLDIPSTLSLVQIYQSKLQPYEAAAAAAAAAGEPAPELNLTDAEQAQVKAGLETLLAAQPQVALENFSFTTPNGVSRTSLVVDLTKPTSLDLPPDQLGKQMIALLDFNLQISKPMISDLVTVQAQMQGQTDAKAVADQATATSNMVSSVAVGTQLATLDGNNIVSKLHYTNNQVDFNGQKMTVEQFVGFVMSKLGNAGAMQ; this is encoded by the coding sequence ATGAATAAATCAGCAGGCGTGCTTCTGGGAATCGTTGTGGCCATTGGTGCAATCAGTGCTGGCGGCGCCTGGTACACCGGCACGAAACTGGAAGGGGTGCTGCAAACCTCTATCGCCGACGCCAACAAAGAGCTGCAAACGGCGATGGTCGGTTCCAAAGGCACCGCGACCCTGGAACTGGTGTCGCTGGATCGTCAGTTGTTCAGCAGCACCGCGCACTACCGCGTCAAAGGCCAGGGCGAAATGTTCGGTCAGAACCCTGATGGCGTAGAACTGCTGTTCGTTGACCACATCGAACACGGCCCGCTGCCATTCTCGCGTCTGGTGTCGCTGAAATGGCTGCCGGTCATGGCCACCAGTCACTACTCGCTGGAAAAGACCCCACTGACTGAAAAATGGTTCGCCGCCACCCAGGACGCGCCTCCACTCAAGGGTGTGGTCAACATCGGCTATGACCGTGCCACCAGCGGCAACCTTGAACTGCTGCCCGTCGACACGGCACTGGATGACAAATCCACACTGAAATTTTCCGGTCTGAACCTCGACGTGTCGGCCAGCGCCCAGGCCCAGAAGGTCAAAGCCGACGGTTACATGGACAGCCTCACGCTGACCAGCGTTGCCGAAGATCAGTCCCCGGTGAAAGTCGAATTGAATGGTCTGACCCTGGCCAGCAATCTCAGCAAAAGCAGCTATGGCTACTACTTGGGAGAAAACGTCGTCGAGCTGACCAGCACCAAAACCACGTTTGGCGATAAACAGTCGGTGATGACCTTCAAGAACGCCGAAATGAAGAGCTCCACCACCGAGTCCGGGACCAACGCGGCAGGCCGTGCCGATTACAAGATTGGCGAAATCGCCCTCAACGACAAGGCCCTCGGCTCGGCGCAAATGGCCTGGAGCATGAAAAACCTCGATATCCCGTCGACGCTGTCGCTGGTGCAGATCTACCAGAGCAAACTGCAACCCTACGAAGCGGCCGCCGCCGCGGCTGCCGCTGCGGGTGAGCCGGCGCCAGAGCTGAACCTTACCGATGCCGAGCAGGCGCAGGTCAAGGCGGGTCTGGAGACCCTGCTGGCCGCTCAGCCACAGGTGGCGCTGGAGAACTTTTCGTTCACCACCCCGAACGGTGTAAGCCGCACCAGCCTGGTCGTTGACCTGACCAAGCCAACATCTCTGGACCTGCCCCCCGACCAGTTGGGCAAGCAAATGATTGCCCTGCTGGACTTCAATCTGCAGATATCCAAGCCGATGATCTCCGACCTGGTGACTGTGCAGGCACAGATGCAAGGCCAGACCGATGCCAAAGCGGTTGCTGATCAAGCCACCGCGACCAGTAACATGGTCAGCAGCGTGGCCGTTGGTACGCAACTGGCAACGCTGGATGGCAACAACATCGTCTCCAAGCTGCATTACACCAACAATCAGGTGGACTTCAACGGCCAGAAAATGACCGTCGAACAATTTGTCGGTTTTGTGATGAGCAAGCTCGGCAACGCTGGCGCGATGCAGTAA
- a CDS encoding NADH:ubiquinone oxidoreductase subunit N: MKNPYAPGFWCAIIALVLLSATYFYGVMLAHQLDKALIFLDSASALIGVMSIAVVAWASLQTQRIKKKQLEQGKTLVLIWDTKVALRRVETVFDRYFWGSYWQPGRTFQEVMGELTGTPLEKSLEALKTQCLALDKQVTDEGWHWLNNARELSDVANAMARERYQLDFCDPRPESPNGAVITRDFEVLVYTWTARLKSFDHQLDEIEVQYS; the protein is encoded by the coding sequence ATGAAAAACCCTTATGCTCCCGGCTTCTGGTGCGCGATTATCGCGCTGGTGCTGCTCTCGGCTACGTATTTCTATGGCGTGATGCTGGCGCACCAGCTCGATAAGGCTCTGATTTTTCTCGACAGTGCCAGTGCGCTGATCGGAGTGATGTCAATTGCGGTCGTCGCCTGGGCTTCGCTGCAAACCCAGCGGATCAAGAAAAAACAACTCGAACAAGGCAAGACCCTGGTGCTGATCTGGGACACCAAGGTGGCGTTGCGCCGGGTTGAAACGGTATTCGACCGGTATTTTTGGGGCAGTTACTGGCAACCGGGACGTACCTTTCAGGAAGTCATGGGTGAACTCACCGGCACCCCACTGGAAAAAAGCCTCGAAGCGCTCAAAACCCAATGCCTGGCCCTCGACAAACAGGTCACCGATGAAGGCTGGCACTGGCTGAACAATGCCCGCGAACTCTCCGACGTGGCCAACGCCATGGCCCGCGAGCGCTATCAACTGGATTTCTGCGACCCGCGCCCGGAATCACCTAATGGCGCGGTGATCACTCGTGATTTCGAAGTGCTGGTCTACACGTGGACGGCACGGCTGAAAAGCTTTGATCATCAGCTCGATGAGATCGAAGTGCAGTATTCCTGA
- a CDS encoding efflux transporter outer membrane subunit has product MKAAACLATAGLGLLLSACQVVGPDYHVPIDAAVHREDFQGDLTAHGQNVVSAPVPGDWWRLYQDPRLDELVRQAMATNTDLRVAAANLSRARAQVEEAESAGGWSGGVKMGAQRLQESGEAFLLPEKVPVANVGDIGITTSYQFDLFGTLQRGMEAAKANADATQAAADTARITLVADVVRAYTQVCAANEEREIAEHSLDLQGQSTALIQRLRDAGRGDETQVTRSQTQFKSLRADMPRYEAARQAGLFRLSMLLAKPVDQLPAGTSNCHELPKIAQLLPVGDGATLLKRRPDVRQAERRLAAETADIGVATGQLYPDISIGATVGTVGILDHLGQPQTNRWGFGPLLTWTVPSNGSRARVHEAEAATQGALAHFDGVVLNAIRETQTGLAQYSSLLQRRDALVDAEQSAQLAADQTHRFFQAGRASFLADLQATRTYTDVRAQVASANTQVAMSQIDLFLALGGGWESGRTQGSQPTKP; this is encoded by the coding sequence ATGAAAGCGGCCGCCTGTTTAGCGACGGCCGGTCTCGGCTTGCTGCTGTCGGCCTGTCAGGTGGTCGGCCCGGATTACCATGTGCCCATCGATGCGGCGGTGCACCGCGAGGACTTTCAGGGCGACCTGACCGCGCACGGTCAAAACGTGGTGTCGGCGCCGGTGCCGGGCGACTGGTGGCGGCTGTACCAGGACCCGCGTCTGGATGAACTGGTGCGTCAGGCCATGGCCACCAACACCGATTTGCGGGTAGCGGCAGCCAACCTGTCTCGCGCCCGCGCCCAAGTCGAAGAGGCCGAGTCGGCGGGAGGCTGGAGCGGTGGTGTGAAGATGGGCGCCCAGCGTTTGCAGGAATCCGGCGAAGCCTTTTTGCTGCCGGAAAAGGTTCCGGTAGCCAACGTCGGTGACATCGGCATCACCACGTCGTATCAGTTTGATCTGTTTGGCACGTTGCAGCGCGGCATGGAAGCGGCCAAGGCCAATGCCGATGCGACGCAAGCGGCAGCGGACACCGCGAGAATCACCTTGGTCGCCGATGTCGTGCGGGCGTATACCCAAGTGTGCGCGGCCAACGAAGAGCGTGAAATCGCTGAGCACTCACTGGACCTGCAAGGCCAGAGCACTGCGCTGATTCAGCGGCTGCGCGATGCCGGGCGCGGCGACGAAACCCAGGTCACCCGTTCGCAAACCCAGTTCAAATCCTTGCGCGCCGATATGCCGCGTTATGAAGCCGCCCGTCAGGCCGGACTGTTCCGTTTGTCGATGCTGTTGGCCAAACCGGTGGATCAATTGCCCGCCGGTACCAGCAACTGCCATGAGCTGCCAAAGATTGCGCAATTGTTGCCGGTGGGTGACGGTGCCACATTGCTCAAGCGGCGGCCGGATGTGCGTCAAGCCGAGCGTCGATTGGCAGCCGAAACGGCGGACATCGGTGTCGCCACCGGTCAGTTGTACCCGGACATCAGCATCGGGGCGACCGTCGGTACTGTGGGTATTCTCGATCACCTCGGCCAACCGCAGACCAATCGCTGGGGCTTCGGCCCGTTGCTGACCTGGACCGTGCCGTCCAACGGCTCCCGGGCACGTGTGCATGAGGCTGAAGCGGCGACTCAAGGCGCGCTGGCGCACTTTGACGGGGTGGTATTGAACGCCATTCGCGAAACCCAGACCGGTCTGGCGCAGTATTCCTCGCTGTTGCAGCGCCGCGATGCCTTGGTCGATGCCGAGCAATCGGCGCAGCTGGCGGCGGACCAGACTCACCGCTTCTTCCAGGCGGGCCGGGCGTCGTTCCTCGCCGATTTGCAGGCGACCCGCACTTACACCGACGTGCGTGCACAGGTGGCGAGCGCCAATACCCAGGTCGCCATGAGCCAGATCGATTTGTTCCTGGCGCTGGGCGGTGGCTGGGAAAGCGGACGAACGCAAGGTTCACAGCCGACGAAACCCTGA
- a CDS encoding efflux RND transporter periplasmic adaptor subunit, which translates to MKKPILTLGRVVLTLLVVTFAVVVVWRMVMYYMFAPWTRDGHIRADIVQIAPDVSGLIQQVEVRDNQWVKRGQVLFSIDPDRFKLALRQAKAAVADRQETLAQAQREAKRNRGLGNLVPGEQLEESQSRVARAEVALSEAQVSVDSAQLNLDRSVIRSPVDGYVNDRAPRAQEFVTAGRPVLSVVDSNSFHIDGYFEETKLDGIHVGQGVDIRVIGDRARLRGHVESIVAGIEDRDRSSGSNLLPNVNPAFSWVRLAQRIPVRIAFDDVPADFRMIAGRTATVSIIGDKPEQESAQ; encoded by the coding sequence ATGAAAAAACCTATTTTGACCCTTGGCCGTGTGGTGTTGACCCTGTTGGTGGTGACCTTCGCGGTCGTCGTGGTCTGGCGCATGGTGATGTATTACATGTTCGCTCCGTGGACCCGTGACGGGCACATTCGTGCGGATATCGTGCAGATCGCCCCGGACGTTTCCGGGCTGATCCAGCAAGTGGAAGTGCGTGACAACCAGTGGGTGAAACGCGGCCAGGTGCTGTTCAGCATCGACCCGGACCGTTTCAAACTGGCGCTGCGCCAGGCCAAAGCGGCGGTCGCCGACCGTCAGGAAACCCTGGCTCAGGCGCAGCGTGAAGCCAAGCGCAACCGTGGCCTGGGCAATCTGGTGCCGGGCGAGCAACTGGAAGAGAGCCAGTCCCGGGTGGCCCGCGCCGAGGTGGCGTTGTCGGAGGCTCAGGTGTCGGTGGACAGCGCCCAGCTCAACCTCGACCGCTCGGTAATCCGCAGCCCGGTGGACGGTTACGTCAACGACCGCGCACCGCGTGCTCAGGAGTTCGTCACCGCCGGGCGTCCGGTGTTGTCGGTGGTGGACAGCAATTCCTTCCACATCGACGGCTATTTCGAAGAAACCAAACTCGACGGCATTCATGTCGGCCAAGGTGTCGATATCCGCGTGATCGGCGACCGTGCGCGGTTGCGCGGGCATGTCGAAAGCATCGTCGCCGGCATCGAAGACCGTGACCGCAGCAGCGGTTCGAACCTGCTGCCCAACGTTAACCCGGCGTTCAGCTGGGTGCGGTTGGCGCAGCGGATTCCGGTGCGGATTGCCTTTGATGACGTGCCGGCAGATTTCCGCATGATCGCCGGGCGCACTGCAACCGTGTCGATCATCGGTGACAAACCCGAGCAGGAGTCGGCGCAATGA
- a CDS encoding DUF1656 domain-containing protein, producing MIGDLDISGVFLPTLLVLMGITYVLYLVVHGLLTRLHFYRLVWHRALFNVGLYALLLGAVDSLSRYLMT from the coding sequence ATGATTGGTGATCTGGACATCAGCGGGGTGTTCCTGCCCACGTTGCTGGTGCTGATGGGCATTACGTACGTGCTGTACCTGGTGGTGCACGGGTTACTGACGCGCCTGCACTTTTATCGTCTGGTCTGGCACCGGGCATTGTTCAACGTGGGTCTTTACGCCTTGCTGCTCGGTGCCGTGGACTCACTCAGTCGATACCTGATGACATGA